One window from the genome of Deinococcus arcticus encodes:
- a CDS encoding VOC family protein, which yields MTPPPGTTPVQGLHHVTIMASDPQRNVDFYTGVLGQRLVKVTVNFDDPGTYHLYYGDQTGQPGTIMTHFPWPGARRGTRGSGEVVAVTYSAPLASRGYWAQRLAQAGFSPALRQRFGQEVLAFEDPDGTATELVFEDGAPVEPWPASPVPAEHALRGFHSVTAWVRDVAPVRALLVNQLGFTEHGTEPDPDTAAPRTRFRGSGAGVGLWVDVVERPGLARGQFGAGSVHHVALRTRDDAEQAAYLSVLDAAGYRPTPVQDRQYFHSIYFREPNGVLFEIATDAPGFPSDEPVAELGRHLKLPAWYEGQRPQIEAELPQLRSPEHGVTLGTRVLSGAAPVPAPAAPRVNVRTAGRPPGEARVAAVLLHGRGGAAQDILSLEREFNLSAFAYLAPQAPGNTWYPQSFLAPVEQNQPQLDEALATVEAAFAHLADHGIPAGRVALVGFSQGACLALEYASRASQRPGAVVAFSGGLITLDRAGDLGGLPVFMGVDPHDSHIPLSRFTDTADHLRARGAAVDARVLPGLGHSINREELDAARALLGQVAGTV from the coding sequence ATGACCCCACCGCCCGGCACCACCCCCGTTCAGGGCCTGCACCACGTCACCATTATGGCCAGCGATCCGCAGCGCAACGTGGATTTCTACACGGGGGTGCTGGGGCAGCGGCTGGTCAAGGTCACGGTGAATTTTGACGACCCGGGCACCTATCACCTGTATTACGGCGACCAGACCGGGCAGCCCGGCACGATCATGACGCACTTTCCCTGGCCGGGCGCCCGCCGGGGCACGCGCGGCAGCGGCGAGGTGGTGGCAGTGACCTACAGTGCGCCCCTGGCCTCGCGCGGGTACTGGGCACAGCGGCTGGCACAAGCGGGCTTCTCCCCTGCCCTGCGCCAGCGCTTTGGGCAGGAGGTGCTGGCGTTTGAAGACCCGGACGGCACGGCCACCGAACTGGTCTTTGAGGACGGCGCCCCCGTGGAGCCCTGGCCCGCCTCGCCGGTGCCGGCCGAGCACGCCCTGCGCGGCTTTCACAGTGTGACCGCCTGGGTGCGCGACGTGGCCCCGGTGCGGGCCCTGCTGGTCAACCAGCTGGGCTTCACCGAGCACGGCACCGAGCCCGACCCCGACACGGCGGCCCCCCGCACCCGCTTTCGGGGGAGTGGGGCAGGCGTGGGCCTGTGGGTGGACGTGGTGGAACGCCCCGGACTGGCGCGCGGGCAGTTCGGCGCCGGCAGCGTGCACCACGTGGCTCTGCGCACGCGGGACGACGCCGAACAGGCCGCCTACCTCTCGGTGCTGGACGCGGCAGGCTACCGGCCCACGCCTGTGCAGGACCGGCAGTATTTCCATTCGATCTATTTCCGCGAACCGAACGGCGTGCTGTTCGAGATTGCCACCGACGCCCCCGGCTTTCCCAGCGACGAGCCGGTGGCCGAGCTGGGCCGCCACCTGAAGCTGCCGGCGTGGTATGAGGGCCAGCGCCCGCAGATTGAAGCGGAGTTGCCCCAGTTGCGCAGCCCGGAACACGGCGTGACGCTGGGCACCCGGGTCCTCAGCGGCGCGGCCCCCGTGCCGGCCCCAGCGGCGCCCCGCGTGAACGTGCGGACCGCCGGGCGGCCCCCGGGTGAAGCCCGCGTGGCGGCAGTGCTGCTGCATGGCCGGGGCGGGGCGGCGCAGGACATCCTGAGCCTGGAACGCGAATTCAACCTCAGCGCCTTTGCGTACCTGGCCCCGCAGGCGCCCGGCAACACGTGGTACCCCCAGTCCTTCCTGGCGCCGGTGGAACAGAACCAGCCGCAACTGGACGAGGCCCTGGCCACCGTGGAAGCTGCCTTCGCCCACCTCGCCGATCACGGCATTCCGGCGGGGCGCGTGGCCCTGGTGGGCTTCAGTCAGGGTGCCTGTCTGGCGCTGGAATACGCCAGCCGCGCCTCGCAGCGCCCCGGCGCGGTGGTGGCCTTCAGCGGCGGCCTGATCACCCTGGACCGCGCGGGCGACCTGGGGGGCCTGCCCGTGTTCATGGGCGTGGACCCCCACGACAGCCACATTCCCCTCTCCCGCTTTACCGACACGGCTGACCATCTGCGCGCACGCGGGGCTGCTGTGGACGCCCGCGTTCTACCGGGGCTGGGGCACAGCA
- a CDS encoding MarR family winged helix-turn-helix transcriptional regulator translates to MPNRYAGSPDDRAALDAYVKLWRAAHAVEVSANRHLAEHGLTISQFGVIEAVYHLGPLSQRQLAEKILRSSGNLTMVIDNLERDGLVRRDRDPNDRRIMRVSLTPAGQKLIERILPRHVQGIRDVFSVLTPEETAQLSSLTRKLGRALQAQGDEPAAVERAGRR, encoded by the coding sequence ATGCCCAACCGTTACGCTGGCTCTCCCGATGACCGCGCGGCGCTCGACGCGTACGTGAAACTGTGGCGCGCGGCCCACGCGGTAGAGGTCAGCGCCAACCGGCACCTGGCCGAGCACGGCCTGACCATCAGCCAGTTTGGGGTGATTGAAGCCGTTTACCACCTGGGCCCCCTGAGTCAGCGGCAGCTGGCCGAGAAGATTCTGCGCTCCAGCGGCAACCTGACCATGGTGATTGACAACCTGGAGCGCGACGGCCTGGTGCGGCGCGACCGCGATCCCAACGACCGCCGCATCATGCGCGTGTCGCTGACTCCGGCGGGGCAGAAGCTGATTGAGCGCATTCTGCCGCGCCACGTGCAGGGCATTCGTGACGTGTTCAGTGTGCTCACGCCCGAGGAAACCGCGCAACTGAGCAGCCTGACCCGCAAGCTGGGCCGCGCTCTGCAGGCCCAGGGCGATGAGCCAGCCGCTGTCGAGCGGGCCGGGCGGCGCTAG
- a CDS encoding aminopeptidase, with translation MTSDVQATQDGALAQAQAAYDAIRRRGLKLNMQRGQPADADFDLSNGLLSALGPGDTHLDGLDLRNYPGGVTGLPSARALFGQYLDLKPENMVVWNNASLELQGYVLTFALLHGRGGAPWTGPRPKMIVTVPGYDRHFLLLQTLGFELLPVAMQPDGPDVDAIEALAAADPAVKGVLFVPTYSNPGGETISAEKARRLAGLQAAAPDFTILADDAYRVHHLSPSPAEQDTPVNFVALCRDAGHPDRAFVFASTSKITFAGAGLGFVGTSEDNVRWLSRYLNAQSIGPNKLEQARHVTFLQGYPGGLEGLMAAHAALIAPKFRAVDEVLREELGEGGAYATWTRPRGGYFIGLDTAEPVADRVVALAEAAGVSLTPAGATYPGGQDPHNRNIRLAPTRPPVEEVYEAMRAVAACVRLATEEYRRR, from the coding sequence ATGACGAGTGACGTGCAGGCAACCCAGGACGGAGCTCTGGCCCAGGCGCAGGCCGCCTACGACGCCATTCGGCGCCGGGGGCTGAAGCTGAACATGCAGCGCGGCCAGCCTGCCGACGCTGACTTTGACCTGAGTAACGGCCTGCTGAGCGCGCTGGGCCCCGGCGACACGCACCTGGACGGCCTGGACCTGCGCAACTACCCCGGCGGGGTCACCGGGCTGCCCTCGGCCCGCGCGCTGTTTGGCCAGTACCTGGACCTGAAGCCGGAAAACATGGTGGTGTGGAACAACGCCAGCCTGGAACTGCAGGGCTACGTGCTCACCTTTGCCCTGCTGCACGGACGCGGCGGCGCGCCCTGGACGGGGCCGCGCCCGAAAATGATCGTGACGGTGCCGGGCTACGACCGCCACTTCCTGCTGCTGCAGACGCTGGGCTTTGAGCTGCTGCCCGTGGCCATGCAGCCCGACGGCCCGGACGTGGACGCCATTGAGGCCCTGGCCGCAGCGGACCCGGCTGTGAAGGGCGTGCTGTTCGTGCCCACCTATTCCAACCCGGGCGGCGAGACAATCAGCGCCGAAAAGGCGCGGCGGCTGGCCGGACTGCAGGCGGCGGCCCCCGACTTCACGATTCTGGCCGACGACGCCTACCGGGTGCATCACCTCTCGCCCAGCCCGGCTGAGCAGGACACGCCCGTGAACTTCGTGGCCCTGTGCCGCGACGCCGGGCACCCGGACCGCGCCTTTGTGTTCGCCAGCACCAGCAAGATCACCTTTGCCGGGGCCGGGCTGGGGTTTGTGGGCACCAGCGAGGACAACGTGCGCTGGCTCTCCAGGTACCTGAACGCGCAGAGCATTGGCCCCAACAAGCTGGAGCAGGCCCGGCACGTGACCTTTCTGCAGGGTTACCCCGGCGGCCTGGAAGGCCTGATGGCGGCCCACGCGGCCCTCATTGCCCCGAAATTCCGCGCAGTGGACGAGGTGCTGCGCGAAGAACTGGGCGAGGGCGGCGCCTACGCCACCTGGACCCGGCCCCGGGGCGGCTACTTTATTGGCCTGGACACGGCCGAGCCGGTGGCAGACCGCGTGGTGGCCCTGGCCGAAGCGGCGGGCGTGAGCCTGACCCCGGCGGGTGCCACCTACCCCGGCGGGCAGGACCCGCACAACCGCAACATCCGTCTGGCCCCCACCCGCCCCCCGGTGGAAGAGGTCTACGAGGCCATGCGCGCAGTGGCCGCCTGCGTGCGCCTGGCCACCGAGGAATATCGCCGCCGCTGA
- a CDS encoding LabA-like NYN domain-containing protein has product MQYVVHRPRVGVFIDTQNLYHSARDLLERTVNFETILKCATEGRELVHAISYTVERENEATARPFIYKLSALGYKVRRMNLTLHHVTDGGKAIYEGNWDMGIVADMVRLMDHLDIIVLGSGDGDFTDIVEVLQERGKRVEVIAFREHTAQKLVDAADRFTHLPDIEHALMPARAPRGAKAEE; this is encoded by the coding sequence ATGCAGTACGTCGTTCACCGCCCCCGCGTGGGGGTCTTTATTGATACCCAGAACCTCTATCACTCCGCGCGTGACCTGCTGGAGCGCACGGTCAACTTTGAAACCATCCTGAAGTGCGCCACAGAGGGCCGTGAACTCGTGCACGCCATCAGCTACACCGTGGAGCGCGAGAACGAGGCCACCGCGCGGCCCTTTATCTACAAGCTCTCGGCGCTGGGCTACAAGGTGCGGCGCATGAACCTGACGCTGCACCACGTCACCGATGGTGGCAAGGCCATTTACGAGGGCAACTGGGACATGGGCATCGTGGCCGACATGGTGCGCCTGATGGACCACCTGGACATCATCGTTCTGGGCAGCGGCGACGGGGACTTTACCGATATCGTGGAGGTGCTGCAGGAGCGCGGCAAGCGCGTAGAGGTGATCGCCTTTCGCGAACACACCGCCCAGAAGCTGGTGGACGCCGCCGACCGCTTTACGCACCTGCCCGACATTGAGCACGCCCTGATGCCTGCCCGCGCCCCCCGGGGGGCCAAAGCGGAGGAGTGA
- the queA gene encoding tRNA preQ1(34) S-adenosylmethionine ribosyltransferase-isomerase QueA, giving the protein MAASYPQDRAQPPAEGADAVLARLHFELPEGRIAQTGAQPRDASRLMVVGEQIEHRIFRELPSLLRPGDLLVFNESRVIPARVMARKPVDAAGFGGGQVEVLLLREEEANVWSAYLKPARRAGNELWLGGGPGQGHRAQVTGTLEDGARLLRFDHDIKPHLDEIGRLPLPPYIQAGDSDETWRERYQTVYARTPGSVAAPTAGLHFTPELLSQLDSLGVERAHVTLHVGAGTFKPITGAVADHVMHAERYAVSEATAGAINRARAQGRRVVAVGTTTVRTLESAWNGHEVVPGEGETRIFITPGTTVQVPDLLITNLHLPGSTLLLLVTAFAGEERIRAAYDAALQRDYRFYSLGDAMLLENRQRWEAGGR; this is encoded by the coding sequence GTGGCTGCTTCGTATCCCCAGGACCGCGCCCAGCCGCCCGCTGAGGGCGCCGACGCCGTGCTGGCCCGGCTGCACTTTGAGCTGCCCGAAGGCCGCATTGCCCAGACCGGCGCCCAGCCGCGCGACGCCAGCCGCCTGATGGTGGTGGGCGAGCAGATAGAGCACCGCATTTTCCGCGAATTGCCCAGCCTGCTGCGCCCCGGCGACCTGCTGGTGTTCAACGAAAGCCGCGTGATTCCTGCGCGGGTGATGGCCCGCAAGCCAGTGGACGCCGCTGGCTTTGGCGGCGGGCAGGTGGAGGTGCTGCTGCTGCGCGAGGAAGAGGCCAACGTGTGGAGCGCCTACCTGAAACCCGCCCGGCGCGCGGGGAACGAATTGTGGCTGGGCGGCGGGCCCGGGCAGGGCCACCGCGCCCAGGTCACGGGCACCCTGGAGGACGGCGCCCGCCTGCTGCGCTTTGACCACGACATCAAGCCGCACCTGGACGAGATCGGCCGCCTGCCCCTGCCCCCCTACATTCAGGCCGGCGACAGCGACGAGACGTGGCGCGAGCGCTACCAGACGGTGTATGCCCGCACCCCCGGCAGCGTGGCGGCGCCCACGGCGGGGCTGCACTTTACCCCCGAACTGCTGTCGCAGCTGGACAGCCTGGGCGTGGAACGCGCGCACGTTACCCTGCATGTGGGGGCCGGCACCTTCAAGCCCATCACGGGCGCGGTGGCCGACCACGTGATGCACGCCGAGCGCTACGCGGTGAGCGAGGCCACGGCGGGCGCCATCAACCGCGCCCGGGCGCAGGGCCGCCGGGTGGTGGCAGTGGGCACCACCACCGTGCGCACCCTGGAAAGCGCCTGGAATGGCCATGAAGTGGTGCCCGGCGAGGGCGAAACCCGCATTTTCATCACGCCGGGCACCACCGTACAGGTGCCGGACCTGCTGATCACCAACCTCCACCTGCCCGGCAGCACCCTGCTGCTGCTGGTGACCGCCTTTGCCGGCGAAGAGCGCATCCGCGCCGCCTACGACGCGGCCCTGCAGAGGGACTACCGGTTTTATTCACTGGGAGACGCGATGCTGCTGGAGAACAGACAGAGGTGGGAGGCAGGAGGCAGGTAG
- a CDS encoding N-acetyltransferase — translation MQSSSHLTFAPLPDRAYADLRSQAHPDSPVSEQELARIAAGRQPDEHFTREGAFAGGALLGAVQTGVPRMDAHDGWLDLTVTTAEPDPRLAGELLERGLAVLAQAGAHTAVTRVREHWWEHSALLAQGWREFDRMWLSTLDLRTLDFAAFAPEEARALAGGVTLRPLSELGGWDAEPERHYALIHALLSAVPSREPIVVWPFDLWRARMATLDVDPRGILIALSPDGEWIGTSQLAQPVPTHPGMLHNGLTGVLAPWRGRGLGLALKLAAARAALPRGYTHARTSNHAVNRPMLAINERLGFVREAALVTLVRGVQETQDQEPGGH, via the coding sequence ATGCAAAGTTCCTCCCACCTTACCTTTGCGCCGCTCCCGGACCGGGCCTATGCCGATCTGCGCTCGCAGGCCCACCCCGACAGCCCCGTCAGCGAGCAGGAGCTGGCCCGCATTGCCGCTGGCCGCCAGCCTGACGAACATTTCACGCGCGAGGGGGCTTTTGCCGGAGGCGCGCTGCTGGGCGCCGTGCAAACGGGCGTGCCGCGCATGGACGCCCACGACGGCTGGCTGGACCTGACCGTGACCACCGCCGAGCCAGACCCCCGGCTGGCCGGCGAGTTGCTGGAGCGGGGGCTGGCCGTGCTGGCGCAGGCGGGCGCCCACACGGCCGTGACCCGGGTGCGGGAGCACTGGTGGGAGCACAGCGCGCTGCTGGCCCAGGGCTGGCGCGAATTTGACCGCATGTGGCTGAGCACCCTGGACCTGCGCACGCTGGACTTCGCCGCGTTTGCCCCGGAAGAGGCGCGCGCCCTGGCCGGGGGCGTGACCCTTCGCCCGCTGAGCGAGCTGGGCGGCTGGGACGCCGAACCCGAGCGGCACTACGCGCTGATTCACGCCCTGCTGAGCGCGGTGCCCAGCCGCGAACCCATCGTGGTGTGGCCTTTTGACCTGTGGCGCGCCCGCATGGCGACTCTGGACGTGGACCCGCGCGGCATTCTGATTGCCCTGAGCCCGGACGGCGAGTGGATCGGCACCAGCCAGCTGGCCCAGCCGGTGCCCACGCACCCCGGGATGCTGCACAACGGCCTGACCGGCGTGCTGGCCCCCTGGCGCGGCCGGGGCCTGGGGCTGGCCCTGAAACTGGCAGCGGCCCGCGCCGCCCTGCCGCGCGGCTACACCCATGCCCGCACCAGCAACCACGCGGTCAACCGCCCCATGCTGGCCATCAACGAGCGCCTGGGGTTTGTGCGGGAAGCGGCGCTGGTGACGCTGGTGAGAGGGGTGCAGGAGACGCAGGACCAGGAGCCCGGCGGGCACTGA